One region of Mucilaginibacter sp. 14171R-50 genomic DNA includes:
- a CDS encoding M56 family metallopeptidase, giving the protein MPALFVFLFKVNIALLLFCAGYYLVLRHLTFYTLNRAYLMVAILFATLYPKIDLSDFALRHETLTRPVQTVVLNWQAPAQTLIKPLTQPNYWQWATAIFWIGAIFLAFRLMMQLFSLFQLYRRSRPARILDHDVRVIEGEAAPFSFWRSIYVNPANHTPTDLKAILLHEQVHVNGWHTIDILLAELSSIFYWFNPGIWLMKKAVRENIEFITDRKILNNGIDSKTYQYSLVNVSFNATTPGIVNHFNISTIKKRIIMMNAKRSSRFTLTRYAFVVPAVIALLLVFTLSKADVAKPITHKIAVAIKPVTAAIKEAAKTAMTITLTDTVPVKKAKSAPVIQNDNEKVTINQVFTVTKADTGKKRKLYIRTSTTNNIDSMNVVLNGKKITNGKFSEIDPETISSVNIVSASKIKSLLDANPNYTFDNNDQVIFVTTKDSKEGKELAEKLGVNRQITNIRINGVTKDRNNLTLKETALVNSLPGLKGTLNDVVVINGSPAQTTDKLNEVVVQGYGTNILTNDTAVVVKGYPSKIAKEVYVTGVPSKRYTVATRNGSVYYPSAINLKRSSTIDRISDKLIVIDGKVASEKEMKKLSAFDIDRMSVSRDNDADTLKKYGEKAKYGVVYIYTKKGK; this is encoded by the coding sequence ATGCCAGCCTTATTTGTCTTTTTATTTAAAGTAAATATTGCACTGCTGCTGTTTTGCGCAGGCTACTACCTGGTGCTACGCCATCTAACCTTTTATACGCTTAACAGGGCTTATTTAATGGTTGCCATATTGTTTGCAACCCTTTACCCAAAAATAGACCTGAGCGATTTTGCATTGCGCCACGAAACATTGACCAGGCCGGTGCAAACAGTGGTATTAAATTGGCAAGCGCCTGCCCAAACACTTATAAAACCGTTAACCCAGCCTAATTACTGGCAATGGGCAACAGCTATATTCTGGATCGGGGCTATTTTTTTGGCCTTCAGGCTAATGATGCAGTTATTTTCGCTGTTCCAGTTGTACCGCAGGTCGCGGCCGGCGCGCATCCTTGATCATGATGTAAGGGTTATTGAGGGCGAAGCCGCGCCATTCTCTTTTTGGAGGAGCATTTATGTAAACCCTGCCAACCATACCCCTACCGACCTGAAAGCTATATTACTGCACGAGCAGGTACACGTAAATGGCTGGCATACTATTGATATTTTACTGGCCGAGCTAAGCAGCATATTTTATTGGTTTAACCCCGGTATATGGCTCATGAAAAAGGCTGTGCGCGAAAATATCGAGTTTATAACCGACAGAAAAATTTTAAACAATGGTATTGATAGTAAAACCTACCAATATAGCCTGGTAAACGTGAGTTTTAACGCCACTACCCCCGGCATTGTAAACCATTTTAATATTTCAACTATAAAAAAACGTATAATTATGATGAACGCTAAAAGATCTTCGAGGTTTACACTTACGCGGTATGCGTTTGTGGTGCCTGCTGTTATTGCCCTGCTGCTGGTATTTACACTGTCAAAAGCTGATGTTGCCAAACCAATTACCCATAAAATAGCTGTTGCAATAAAACCGGTTACCGCAGCTATAAAAGAGGCGGCTAAAACCGCGATGACCATTACTTTGACCGATACTGTGCCGGTTAAAAAGGCAAAATCAGCGCCGGTTATACAAAACGACAATGAAAAAGTAACCATAAACCAGGTATTTACGGTTACAAAAGCCGATACCGGCAAAAAACGAAAGTTATACATCAGGACATCCACAACAAATAATATCGACTCGATGAACGTGGTATTAAACGGCAAAAAGATAACTAACGGAAAATTCTCGGAAATTGACCCTGAAACAATATCGAGTGTTAACATTGTTAGCGCCAGCAAAATAAAAAGCCTGCTGGATGCCAATCCAAATTACACCTTCGATAATAACGACCAGGTTATTTTTGTTACCACAAAAGATTCGAAAGAAGGAAAAGAACTTGCCGAAAAACTGGGCGTAAACCGCCAGATAACCAACATCAGGATAAACGGTGTAACAAAAGACCGCAACAACCTAACCTTAAAGGAAACAGCGTTGGTAAATTCGTTGCCGGGCCTAAAGGGTACGCTGAATGATGTAGTTGTAATTAACGGCAGCCCGGCCCAAACTACCGACAAACTAAATGAAGTTGTGGTACAGGGCTATGGTACAAACATTTTAACAAACGATACCGCCGTGGTAGTTAAAGGCTATCCTTCAAAAATTGCAAAAGAAGTTTATGTAACCGGCGTACCTTCAAAACGCTATACAGTGGCGACACGGAATGGTTCAGTATATTACCCGTCAGCAATAAACTTAAAGCGCAGCAGTACTATCGACAGGATATCAGATAAGCTGATCGTTATTGATGGTAAAGTGGCCAGTGAAAAAGAAATGAAAAAGTTATCAGCCTTTGATATCGACAGGATGAGCGTGAGCAGGGATAACGATGCGGATACCCTGAAAAAGTATGGCGAGAAGGCTAAATATGGTGTGGTTTATATCTATACCAAAAAAGGAAAATAA
- a CDS encoding BlaI/MecI/CopY family transcriptional regulator yields the protein MEKLSQQEEEAMQAVWLAGTGFIKDFLDQMNEPKPPYTTLASTIKNLERKGFVKGEKLGNSYRYTPAIAEEEYKKRFMSGFVSDYFKNSYKDLVTFFANEKKISATELKEILNLIEKPKS from the coding sequence ATGGAGAAATTATCACAACAGGAAGAAGAAGCAATGCAGGCAGTTTGGCTTGCGGGTACCGGTTTTATTAAAGATTTTCTTGACCAGATGAACGAACCGAAACCGCCCTATACCACCCTTGCATCCACCATAAAAAATCTTGAACGCAAAGGTTTTGTAAAGGGCGAAAAACTGGGTAACTCGTACCGCTACACACCGGCCATTGCTGAAGAAGAGTATAAAAAACGCTTTATGAGCGGCTTTGTGAGCGACTATTTTAAAAACTCGTACAAAGACCTGGTTACCTTTTTCGCCAACGAAAAAAAGATAAGCGCTACGGAGTTAAAAGAGATCCTAAACCTGATAGAAAAACCTAAATCATAA
- a CDS encoding SDR family oxidoreductase, with translation MPITTTVITGATSGIGKETAIALAKKDHALYLLVRDTVRGEELKQDIIAITKNKSVYVVHCDLADLESVRNAAGILKSSLLAINVLINNAGGIFNQRSESKDGFEMTFAVNHLGHFLLVQNLLPLLEKGQARIINVSSEAHRMAKPNFNDLQWTKRPYAAWKAYGTAKLFNIYFTRSLALKYGPKGISAFAVHPGLVNTRFGTGLTGIGKTLMWLARPFMISAETGAQTSIYLASASRIDAKSGKYFKNRHPANTSAAATNEVGRDRLWELSMELIAPFLT, from the coding sequence ATGCCTATCACAACTACAGTTATAACGGGCGCAACATCCGGTATAGGAAAAGAGACCGCAATTGCCCTTGCCAAAAAAGACCATGCGCTTTACTTGCTGGTGCGCGATACCGTACGCGGCGAGGAACTTAAGCAGGATATTATAGCTATCACAAAAAACAAAAGTGTTTACGTGGTGCATTGCGACCTTGCCGACCTGGAAAGCGTCAGGAACGCCGCAGGTATATTAAAAAGCAGTTTGTTGGCTATTAATGTATTGATAAACAACGCGGGCGGCATTTTTAACCAACGAAGCGAAAGTAAGGACGGTTTTGAAATGACCTTTGCAGTAAATCACCTTGGGCACTTTTTATTGGTACAAAACCTTTTGCCATTGTTAGAGAAAGGCCAGGCCCGGATTATCAATGTAAGCTCGGAAGCGCATCGCATGGCTAAACCAAACTTTAACGACCTGCAATGGACAAAGCGGCCTTACGCTGCGTGGAAGGCGTATGGCACCGCCAAGTTATTTAATATTTATTTTACACGGTCGCTGGCGTTAAAATATGGCCCTAAGGGAATAAGTGCATTTGCGGTGCATCCGGGATTGGTTAACACCCGCTTTGGTACAGGGCTTACCGGTATTGGTAAAACATTAATGTGGCTGGCACGGCCGTTTATGATATCGGCCGAAACAGGTGCCCAAACCAGTATTTACCTGGCATCGGCCTCCCGAATTGATGCTAAAAGCGGCAAGTATTTTAAAAACAGGCATCCGGCAAATACTTCGGCGGCAGCCACAAACGAAGTAGGGCGCGACAGGCTGTGGGAGTTGAGCATGGAACTTATAGCGCCCTTTTTAACCTGA
- a CDS encoding c-type cytochrome, with amino-acid sequence MNKKLLATIGLLSAVVFMAMSPAAVPADGDKFVNLKVLPKDISDKELHKVMEEWEHALGARCSFCHVRNEDTKKMDWANDAKPEKEMARNMYKMTQAINKKYFHSKKDSTNMVVESNVNCYTCHRGVQHPEVVRASELPRPPRNGQAPGGSKPAEGQQQPAPETKP; translated from the coding sequence ATGAATAAAAAATTACTGGCCACAATAGGGCTGCTGTCGGCAGTAGTATTTATGGCTATGTCGCCGGCAGCGGTACCGGCTGATGGCGATAAGTTTGTAAACCTTAAGGTTTTGCCAAAAGATATATCAGATAAAGAGTTGCATAAGGTAATGGAGGAGTGGGAGCATGCTTTAGGCGCGCGTTGCAGCTTTTGCCATGTACGCAACGAGGATACCAAAAAAATGGATTGGGCCAACGATGCCAAGCCTGAGAAAGAAATGGCCCGCAACATGTATAAAATGACCCAAGCTATCAACAAAAAGTATTTTCACTCCAAAAAAGACAGCACCAACATGGTGGTTGAGAGCAATGTTAACTGCTATACCTGCCACCGCGGCGTACAGCACCCCGAAGTAGTAAGGGCTTCTGAACTGCCCCGCCCGCCGCGTAACGGCCAGGCACCGGGTGGTAGCAAACCTGCCGAAGGACAGCAGCAGCCTGCCCCGGAAACAAAACCGTAA
- a CDS encoding NAD(P)/FAD-dependent oxidoreductase, translated as MTANLTKQSNFDAIIIGGGACGLMCAVQAGFLGKRTLVLEKNDKVGAKILISGGGRCNYTNLYTTHKQFISQNEHFSRSALAQWTVEDTISFFETYGIEGKEKTLGQLFPVTDRAKDVVNAFTSLCADLEQEIWCDTEVINIEKAENGFNIAINKNGKQQLLFSPKVVVASGGLPIPKMGATDFGLRIARKFDIRVTDTSPALVPLTITGKDQPWYEQLSGNSIFCRVWNDRASFEENILFTHWGLSGPAILQISSYWKPGEHIYIDLLPGKNITELILQEREQNGKKMLLAYLSNLFTRKFAEALMDHIPADKNLASLTKTELEDLSALLHQFKVKPAGTKGYDKAEVMTGGVDTNELSSKTLESKKVPGMFFGGECVDVTGWLGGYNFQWAWASGFVIAQNL; from the coding sequence ATGACAGCAAATTTAACAAAACAATCAAACTTTGACGCTATAATTATTGGCGGCGGCGCCTGCGGATTAATGTGCGCGGTACAAGCCGGCTTTTTGGGCAAGCGAACTTTGGTATTGGAGAAGAACGATAAGGTTGGCGCCAAGATACTGATCAGCGGCGGCGGCAGGTGCAACTATACCAACCTGTACACCACTCATAAACAATTCATTTCGCAGAACGAGCACTTTAGCCGCTCGGCCCTGGCGCAATGGACGGTGGAGGATACCATCAGTTTTTTTGAAACCTATGGGATTGAAGGCAAGGAAAAAACCCTGGGCCAGCTGTTCCCGGTAACAGATAGGGCTAAAGATGTAGTAAATGCGTTTACAAGCCTTTGCGCCGATCTTGAACAGGAAATTTGGTGCGATACAGAGGTTATAAATATTGAAAAGGCTGAAAATGGTTTCAATATCGCCATTAACAAAAATGGTAAACAGCAACTATTGTTCTCGCCCAAAGTGGTTGTAGCCAGCGGCGGGTTGCCTATACCTAAAATGGGCGCTACCGATTTTGGCCTGCGAATAGCGCGCAAGTTTGATATTAGGGTTACCGATACCTCTCCGGCCCTGGTGCCGCTTACCATTACGGGTAAAGACCAGCCCTGGTATGAACAATTATCGGGTAACAGTATTTTTTGCCGGGTTTGGAACGACAGGGCAAGCTTTGAAGAAAATATCCTGTTTACCCACTGGGGATTAAGCGGACCGGCCATCCTTCAGATCTCATCGTACTGGAAACCCGGCGAACACATCTATATCGACCTGCTGCCCGGCAAGAATATTACTGAACTGATACTACAGGAACGCGAGCAAAATGGCAAAAAGATGCTGCTGGCTTATTTGTCTAATTTGTTTACCCGCAAATTTGCCGAGGCTTTGATGGACCATATCCCTGCCGATAAAAACCTGGCCTCGTTAACAAAAACAGAACTGGAAGACCTTAGTGCGCTGCTGCACCAGTTTAAGGTGAAACCTGCCGGTACCAAGGGTTATGATAAGGCCGAAGTAATGACAGGCGGCGTAGATACCAACGAACTATCATCTAAAACCCTTGAAAGTAAAAAGGTGCCCGGCATGTTCTTTGGCGGCGAATGTGTGGATGTTACCGGCTGGCTGGGCGGCTATAATTTTCAATGGGCATGGGCAAGCGGCTTTGTGATAGCGCAGAATTTGTAG
- a CDS encoding NADH-quinone oxidoreductase subunit A, protein MDGVAQISEFGKILIFLITGIVAIGGLFFTNRLLSPRNPTPEKLTTYECGEEPTGSAWLPFNSRFYVIALVFLLFDVEMVFVFPWATVFGNREIIATDARWGWIALTEMFIFLGILILGLAYVWRKGDLNWIKPNVTLPQTDARIPRSLYDDLNAKQGNFKVKQFSLEVAEPAIAATPTSPGITAPATEPRKPMFKPAFKKPANDA, encoded by the coding sequence ATGGATGGTGTGGCGCAAATATCAGAATTTGGAAAGATACTTATCTTTTTAATTACGGGCATTGTGGCAATAGGCGGATTATTTTTTACCAACCGCCTTTTATCGCCCCGCAACCCAACCCCCGAAAAGCTTACCACCTACGAATGCGGCGAAGAGCCTACAGGCAGCGCCTGGCTGCCGTTCAATTCGCGCTTTTATGTTATAGCCCTTGTATTTTTGTTGTTTGATGTAGAGATGGTGTTTGTTTTTCCGTGGGCAACGGTTTTCGGTAACCGCGAAATTATAGCCACAGATGCACGCTGGGGGTGGATCGCGCTTACGGAAATGTTTATCTTTTTAGGGATACTGATACTGGGCCTGGCCTATGTATGGCGCAAAGGCGACCTCAACTGGATAAAGCCGAACGTTACACTGCCGCAAACAGACGCGCGCATCCCGCGATCGTTATATGACGACCTGAACGCTAAACAGGGCAACTTTAAGGTAAAGCAATTTAGTTTGGAAGTAGCTGAGCCCGCCATCGCGGCAACCCCAACATCTCCAGGCATTACAGCCCCTGCAACCGAACCACGCAAGCCCATGTTTAAACCAGCATTTAAAAAACCAGCTAATGACGCCTGA
- a CDS encoding NADH-quinone oxidoreductase subunit B, giving the protein MTPDLTNESGGIVVTKMDDLLNWARLSSLWPLSFGIACCAIEMMGAMASTYDLDRFGVFPRPSARQADVIIIAGTVTFKMAERIKRLYEQMPDPKYVISMGSCSNCGGPYWQHGYHVVKGVDRVIPVDVYVQGCPPRPEALIGSILELQKKIEKEHIVAGEQS; this is encoded by the coding sequence ATGACGCCTGACCTGACCAACGAAAGCGGTGGCATTGTTGTCACCAAGATGGATGACCTGCTTAACTGGGCAAGGCTGTCATCGTTATGGCCATTAAGCTTTGGTATTGCCTGCTGCGCGATAGAAATGATGGGCGCTATGGCGTCGACGTACGATCTGGACAGGTTTGGCGTTTTTCCGCGGCCCTCTGCACGTCAGGCCGATGTGATCATCATCGCCGGCACGGTTACCTTTAAAATGGCCGAGCGCATTAAACGCCTGTACGAGCAAATGCCCGACCCCAAATACGTTATCTCGATGGGATCGTGCAGCAACTGCGGCGGCCCGTACTGGCAGCACGGCTACCATGTGGTAAAAGGAGTAGACAGGGTTATCCCGGTTGATGTGTATGTGCAGGGCTGCCCGCCCCGCCCCGAGGCTTTGATAGGCTCGATCTTAGAACTGCAAAAGAAGATTGAAAAGGAGCATATTGTTGCGGGTGAGCAATCCTAA
- the accC gene encoding acetyl-CoA carboxylase biotin carboxylase subunit, which translates to MQKILVANRGEIALRVMRSAREMGIKTVAVYSEADRNALHVRYADEAVFIGEAPSSQSYLVGDKIIAACKQTGAEGIHPGYGFLSENAAFARQVREAGLILIGPSPEAMEVMGNKLSAKAAALKYNIPMVPGTEESITDVAEAKLRAIEVGFPILIKAAAGGGGKGMRIVDAPGDFEEQMSLAVSEAISAFGDGSVFIERYVSSPRHIEIQVLGDTHGNIVHLFERDCSVQRRHQKVVEEAPSSVLTPQIREAMGKCAVDVARSVAYTGAGTVEFIMDEKLNFFFLEMNTRLQVEHPVTELITGIDLVKEQIRIARGEAISFKQTDLEIQGHAMELRVYAEDPDNNFLPDIGTLQTYVTPKGPGVRVDDGFEQGMEIPIYYDPMIAKLITYGKDRTEAIERMIRAIDEYMITGITTTLSFGKFVMQHEAFTSGNFDTHFVKKYFTPESLQTGNETEALIAALIMEKLLSAKKIAFTETAGVEESNWVRNRR; encoded by the coding sequence ATGCAAAAAATATTGGTAGCAAACCGGGGCGAGATAGCTTTACGTGTAATGCGCTCGGCCCGTGAAATGGGCATAAAAACTGTAGCTGTTTATTCTGAAGCCGACCGTAACGCGCTTCATGTACGTTATGCTGACGAAGCCGTGTTCATTGGCGAAGCGCCGTCAAGTCAATCATACCTTGTAGGAGATAAAATAATTGCCGCCTGTAAACAAACAGGTGCAGAGGGTATCCATCCCGGTTACGGGTTTTTGAGCGAAAATGCCGCGTTTGCCCGTCAGGTGCGCGAGGCTGGGCTGATCCTTATAGGCCCATCGCCTGAGGCTATGGAAGTGATGGGCAACAAGCTATCTGCAAAAGCGGCCGCTTTAAAATACAACATACCTATGGTGCCCGGCACCGAAGAATCCATTACCGATGTTGCCGAGGCTAAGCTGCGCGCCATTGAAGTGGGTTTCCCAATACTTATAAAAGCCGCTGCCGGCGGTGGCGGTAAAGGTATGCGCATAGTAGACGCGCCCGGAGATTTTGAAGAACAAATGAGCCTGGCTGTATCCGAAGCTATATCGGCCTTTGGCGATGGCTCGGTATTTATAGAGCGCTATGTTTCGTCGCCGCGCCATATTGAGATACAGGTGTTAGGCGATACACATGGCAATATCGTGCACTTGTTCGAGCGTGATTGCTCGGTACAGCGCCGCCACCAGAAGGTGGTGGAGGAAGCGCCATCGTCTGTACTTACACCCCAAATTCGCGAAGCGATGGGCAAATGCGCCGTAGATGTAGCACGCTCGGTTGCTTATACCGGCGCGGGTACCGTGGAGTTTATCATGGACGAAAAGCTTAACTTCTTTTTCCTGGAGATGAACACCCGGCTGCAGGTAGAGCACCCCGTAACCGAACTGATAACCGGCATAGACCTGGTAAAAGAACAGATCCGTATTGCCCGCGGCGAAGCCATCAGTTTTAAACAAACAGATCTGGAGATACAGGGACACGCTATGGAACTGCGTGTTTACGCCGAAGACCCCGATAATAATTTTTTACCTGATATAGGCACCTTACAAACCTATGTTACCCCAAAAGGCCCCGGCGTTAGGGTTGACGATGGTTTTGAGCAGGGCATGGAGATACCTATCTATTACGACCCCATGATAGCCAAACTGATAACCTATGGTAAAGACCGTACTGAAGCCATTGAGCGAATGATCCGCGCTATCGACGAGTATATGATCACCGGCATTACGACCACGCTGTCTTTTGGCAAATTTGTAATGCAGCATGAGGCGTTCACATCAGGTAATTTTGATACTCATTTTGTGAAAAAATATTTCACCCCCGAATCGCTGCAAACAGGTAACGAAACCGAAGCCCTTATAGCTGCATTGATAATGGAAAAGTTATTAAGCGCCAAAAAAATAGCCTTCACCGAAACTGCGGGAGTGGAAGAAAGTAATTGGGTGAGGAACAGGAGATAG
- a CDS encoding NUDIX domain-containing protein, translating into MPKQSAGILLYRRANGLLQVFLVHPGGPFFRNKDNGSWSVPKGEYVDGEEPLTAAKREFEEETGQTLTGNFIKLKPVKQKSGKTVHAWAVEGDIDHEKIISNVFEIEWPPRSGKKATFPEVDRAGWFTIDEARLKIIPAQVGLIEELEGIV; encoded by the coding sequence ATGCCAAAACAAAGCGCGGGAATATTGCTGTACAGGCGGGCGAATGGTTTACTGCAGGTTTTCCTGGTACACCCCGGCGGCCCGTTCTTCCGTAATAAGGATAACGGCTCGTGGTCGGTACCCAAAGGTGAGTATGTTGACGGAGAAGAACCGCTTACCGCTGCCAAACGGGAATTTGAAGAAGAGACCGGGCAAACCCTCACCGGAAATTTTATAAAGCTAAAGCCTGTAAAGCAAAAAAGCGGCAAAACTGTACATGCCTGGGCTGTTGAGGGCGATATTGATCACGAAAAGATTATAAGCAATGTTTTCGAAATAGAATGGCCGCCCCGCTCCGGCAAAAAAGCTACCTTCCCCGAAGTTGACCGTGCCGGATGGTTTACTATTGACGAAGCCCGGTTAAAGATAATACCAGCGCAGGTTGGTTTGATAGAGGAATTGGAAGGGATTGTATGA
- a CDS encoding SRPBCC domain-containing protein, with product MEDTRWKKFKLCGDYNADMRSLYLAWTTPGGLEKWFLRKADFYTVPQRLRANDEQIAKEDTYVWYWHGHHNNVFEKGRILEANGHDLLRFTFTGGTTVSVSFSTRNGLTIIELEQTDIPQESDPEKNLLVQCQIGWTFYLANLKSVIEGGKDLRNKRVDLNTCFK from the coding sequence ATGGAAGATACCCGCTGGAAAAAATTTAAATTATGCGGCGATTATAACGCTGATATGCGCAGCCTTTACCTAGCCTGGACAACCCCCGGCGGGCTCGAAAAATGGTTTCTGCGCAAAGCCGACTTTTATACCGTACCGCAGCGGCTGCGTGCGAATGACGAGCAAATAGCCAAGGAGGATACCTATGTATGGTACTGGCACGGACACCACAACAATGTGTTTGAAAAAGGGAGGATACTTGAAGCAAACGGCCACGACTTACTGAGGTTCACCTTTACGGGCGGTACTACCGTAAGCGTGTCTTTTTCAACCCGTAACGGGTTAACCATCATCGAACTTGAACAAACAGATATACCGCAGGAGAGCGACCCGGAAAAAAATTTACTGGTGCAATGCCAGATAGGGTGGACTTTCTACCTGGCCAATTTAAAATCTGTTATAGAAGGAGGCAAGGACCTGCGCAACAAAAGGGTTGATCTGAATACTTGTTTTAAATAG